In Juglans regia cultivar Chandler chromosome 13, Walnut 2.0, whole genome shotgun sequence, the following proteins share a genomic window:
- the LOC109007065 gene encoding bZIP transcription factor 12-like: protein MASSKLVTTNPDLPRQSSLCSLSTILADLQQQQHQQNPSSSSKALVASMSMDDLLKNLYSDQTPNQLPLDGSSSISPQRSFSQPKELGDKTVEDVWKEIVAGNDNQRQAGAEEAGNDAASGQLEEMTLEDFLTKAGAVREEDVRRGAVVPGPGGYGVDSSASVAMNGGQFALQGVEVGHAMVPFDGRVVVGGAVGGGRGKRRAVEEPVVDKATQQRQRRMIKNRESAARSRERKQAYTVELESLVTQLEEENARLLREEAYQSKERFKQLMQNLVPVVEKRRPPRTLRRVHSVHW from the exons ATGGCCTCGTCGAAGCTGGTAACCACCAATCCCGATCTGCCACGCCAGTCCTCTCTTTGTTCCCTCTCTACCATCCTCGCCGATcttcaacaacaacaacatcaacaaaacCCCTCATCATCCTCCAAGGCCCTTGTCGCCTCCATGAGCATGGACGACCTCTTGAAGAACCTTTACTCCGACCAGACCCCAAACCAGCTCCCACTCGATGGCTCTTCTTCGATCTCTCCCCAGCGGAGCTTCTCCCAGCCCAAGGAGCTCGGAGACAAGACGGTGGAAGACGTCTGGAAAGAGATCGTGGCCGGCAACGATAATCAGAGGCAAGCGGGTGCAGAGGAAGCAGGGAACGACGCTGCTTCTGGTCAGCTGGAGGAGATGACTCTGGAGGACTTCTTGACCAAAGCCGGGGCGGTAAGGGAGGAGGACGTCAGAAGGGGAGCGGTGGTTCCGGGCCCTGGGGGTTATGGTGTCGACTCTTCCGCCTCAGTGGCCATGAACGGTGGTCAGTTCGCTCTGCAGGGGGTGGAGGTGGGGCATGCAATGGTGCCGTTTGACGGTAGAGTTGTTGTTGGAGGAGCAGTAGGAGGGGGAAGGGGAAAGAGAAGGGCAGTTGAAGAGCCGGTTGTCGATAAGGCCACGCAGCAGAGGCAGAGACGGATGATCAAGAACCGAGAGTCAGCTGCCAGGTCCAGGGAACGCAAGCAG GCTTACACAGTTGAGTTAGAATCTCTGGTGACCCAGCTGGAGGAGGAGAATGCACGGCTTTTAAGAGAAGAG GCTTACCAAAGCAAGGAGAGATTCAAGCAG CTCATGCAGAACCTCGTTCCAGTTGTGGAGAAGCGAAGACCGCCACGCACTCTTCGGAGAGTACATTCTGTGCACTGGTAG
- the LOC109018815 gene encoding protein FAR1-RELATED SEQUENCE 6-like produces MEGVIAIYFVDDQVKAEDFIKEVTYTLYFNEAECEAKCVCGLFEMRGVICRHILAIFSAKKVRELQEKYILDRWRKDIKRAYTIIPTSYDAVDQRPETVRYKRILRTFNEVITNAVSCDGHTEEMISNLYAMNERRRLDTKPLESTENQLGLSEMRMEENVQTPIMVNEESGQHLVMGTQESIQLGMDGTQSETEFGTQPSSF; encoded by the exons ATGGAGGGAGTAATCGCAATTTACTTTGTCGATGATCAAGTAAAGGCTGAAGATTTCATCAAGGAGGTTACGTATACTCTTTACTTTAATGAGGCCGAGTGTGAGGCAAAGTGTGTTTGTGGGTTGTTTGAGATGCGAGGGGTAATATGTAGACATATTCTTGCAATCTTTTCAGCTAAGAAAGTCCGTGAGTTGCAAGAGAAGTACATATTAGATCGGTGGAGGAAAGATATAAAACGGGCTTATACTATTATTCCGACCAGTTATGACGCTGTTGATCAAAGACCTGAAACTGTTAGGTATAAACGTATtttgagaactttcaatgaggTAATAACAAATGCAGTTTCGTGTGATGGGCATACTGAGGAAATGATTTCAAACTTGTATGCGATGAATGAG AGGCGTAGATTGGACACCAAACCATTGGAAAGCACTGAAAACCAACTCGGCCTATCGGAAATGAGGATGGAAGAAAATGTACAAACTCCCATAATGGTCAATGAAGAAAGTGGACAACATCTAGTGATGGGGACACAAGAAAGT ATACAACTAGGAATGGATGGAACGCAGTCGGAGACGGAATTTGGAACGCAACCCAGCAGTTTCTAG